Proteins encoded within one genomic window of Felis catus isolate Fca126 chromosome C1, F.catus_Fca126_mat1.0, whole genome shotgun sequence:
- the CA14 gene encoding carbonic anhydrase 14 isoform X1 produces MLFFTLLLEVIWILAADGGQHWTYEGPHGQDHWPASYPECGSNAQSPINIQTDSVTFDPELPTLQPHGYDQPGTEPLDLHNNGHTVQLSLPPTMYLEGFPRKYVAAQLHLHWGETGSLGGSEHQINSEATAAELHIVHYDSDSYGSLSEAAPMPQGLAVLGILIEASQQPTVTICSVCERLTPNVDLFQTLPFQVGETKNPAYEHILSHLHEIRNKDQKTSVPPFNVGELLPQRLDQYFRYNGSLTTPPCYQSVLWTVFNRKAQISMGQLEELQETLFSTEEEPSRPLVRNYRAPQPLNQRTVFTSFIQVGSVYTTGEMLSLGVGILVCCLCLLLAVYFIARKIRKKRLGNRKSVVFTSARATEA; encoded by the exons ATGTTGTTCTTCACTCTCCTGCTGGAGGTGATTTGGATCCTGGCTGCAGATGGGG GTCAGCACTGGACATATGAGG GCCCACATGGTCAAGACCATTGGCCAGCCTCTTACCCTGAGTGTGGAAGCAATGCCCAGTCCCCCATCAATATCCAGACAGACAGTGTGACTTTTGACCCTGAGCTGCCCACTCTGCAGCCCCATGGATATGACCAGCCTGGCACTGAGCCCTTGGACCTGCACAATAATGGCCACACAG TGCAACTCTCTCTACCCCCTACCATGTATCTGGAGGGATTTCCCCGAAAATATGTAGCTGCCCAGCTCCACCTGCACTGGGGTGAGACAGGATCCCTGGGGGGATCAGAGCACCAGATCAACAGTGAAGCCACAGCTGCAGAG CTCCACATTGTACATTATGATTCAGATTCCTATGGCAGCTTGAGTGAGGCCGCTCCAATGCCTCAGGGCCTGGCTGTCTTGGGCATTCTCATTGAG GCTAGTCAGCAACCCACTGTGACCATTTGTTCTGTATGTGAACGTCTTACTCCAAATGTGGACCTATTCCAAACTCTCCCTTTCCAGGTGGGTGAGACTAAGAATCCAGCTTATGAACACATTCTGAGTCACTTGCATGAAATTAGGAATAAAG ATCAGAAGACCTCAGTGCCTCCCTTCAACGTGGGAGAGCTGCTCCCCCAGCGGCTGGACCAGTACTTCCGCTACAACGGCTCACTCACCACCCCACCCTGCTACCAGAGTGTGCTCTGGACAGTATTCAACCGAAAGGCTCAGATTTCCATGGGACAG CTGGAAGAGCTTCAGGAGACATTGTTCTCCACAGAAGAGGAGCCCTCGAGGCCCCTGGTACGGAACTACCGAGCCCCCCAGCCTCTCAATCAGCGGACAGTCTTTACTTCTTTCATCCAAG TGGGATCCGTGTATACCACAG GCGAAATGCTGAGTCTAGGAGTGGGAATCTTGGTCTGCTGTCTCTGCCTTCTGCTGGCTGTTTATTTCATCGCTAGAAAGATTCG GAAGAAGAGGCTAGGAAACCGGAAAAGCGTGGTCTTCACCTCAGCACGAGCCACAGAGGCATAG
- the CC1H1orf54 gene encoding uncharacterized protein C1orf54 homolog isoform X1, whose product MDVLFVAILAVPLILGQEYGDEEGLEEDDYYQVVYYYTVTPNYDDFGANFTVDYSIFESEDRLNRLDKEVREGAETTTISHETELTDHQEPETLKPMTMEPQSPDLNDAVSSLQSPVPLLLSWALVQGGMYFM is encoded by the exons ATGGATGTCCTCTTTGTAGCCATCCTTGCTGTGCCACTTATCTTGG GACAAGAATATGGGGATGAAGAAGGACTAGAAGAGGATGATTATTATCAGGTGGTCTATTATTATACAGTCACCCCCAATTATG atgacTTTGGTGCAAATTTCACTGTTGATTACTCCATATTTGAATCAGAAGACAGACTG AACAGGTTGGATAAAGAGGTAAGGGAAGGAGCGGAAACTACTACCATTAGTCACGAAACAGAACTTACAGACCATCAGGAGCCTGAAACATTGAAACCAATGACAATGGAACCA CAGAGTCCAGATCTGAACGATGCTGTATCCAGTCTGCAGAGTCCTGTTCCCCTCCTCCTGTCCTGGGCCCTCGTTCAGGGGGGGATGTATTTCATGTAG
- the CA14 gene encoding carbonic anhydrase 14 isoform X3, protein MLFFTLLLEVIWILAADGGQHWTYEGPHGQDHWPASYPECGSNAQSPINIQTDSVTFDPELPTLQPHGYDQPGTEPLDLHNNGHTVQLSLPPTMYLEGFPRKYVAAQLHLHWGETGSLGGSEHQINSEATAAELHIVHYDSDSYGSLSEAAPMPQGLAVLGILIEVGETKNPAYEHILSHLHEIRNKDQKTSVPPFNVGELLPQRLDQYFRYNGSLTTPPCYQSVLWTVFNRKAQISMGQLEELQETLFSTEEEPSRPLVRNYRAPQPLNQRTVFTSFIQVGSVYTTGEMLSLGVGILVCCLCLLLAVYFIARKIRKKRLGNRKSVVFTSARATEA, encoded by the exons ATGTTGTTCTTCACTCTCCTGCTGGAGGTGATTTGGATCCTGGCTGCAGATGGGG GTCAGCACTGGACATATGAGG GCCCACATGGTCAAGACCATTGGCCAGCCTCTTACCCTGAGTGTGGAAGCAATGCCCAGTCCCCCATCAATATCCAGACAGACAGTGTGACTTTTGACCCTGAGCTGCCCACTCTGCAGCCCCATGGATATGACCAGCCTGGCACTGAGCCCTTGGACCTGCACAATAATGGCCACACAG TGCAACTCTCTCTACCCCCTACCATGTATCTGGAGGGATTTCCCCGAAAATATGTAGCTGCCCAGCTCCACCTGCACTGGGGTGAGACAGGATCCCTGGGGGGATCAGAGCACCAGATCAACAGTGAAGCCACAGCTGCAGAG CTCCACATTGTACATTATGATTCAGATTCCTATGGCAGCTTGAGTGAGGCCGCTCCAATGCCTCAGGGCCTGGCTGTCTTGGGCATTCTCATTGAG GTGGGTGAGACTAAGAATCCAGCTTATGAACACATTCTGAGTCACTTGCATGAAATTAGGAATAAAG ATCAGAAGACCTCAGTGCCTCCCTTCAACGTGGGAGAGCTGCTCCCCCAGCGGCTGGACCAGTACTTCCGCTACAACGGCTCACTCACCACCCCACCCTGCTACCAGAGTGTGCTCTGGACAGTATTCAACCGAAAGGCTCAGATTTCCATGGGACAG CTGGAAGAGCTTCAGGAGACATTGTTCTCCACAGAAGAGGAGCCCTCGAGGCCCCTGGTACGGAACTACCGAGCCCCCCAGCCTCTCAATCAGCGGACAGTCTTTACTTCTTTCATCCAAG TGGGATCCGTGTATACCACAG GCGAAATGCTGAGTCTAGGAGTGGGAATCTTGGTCTGCTGTCTCTGCCTTCTGCTGGCTGTTTATTTCATCGCTAGAAAGATTCG GAAGAAGAGGCTAGGAAACCGGAAAAGCGTGGTCTTCACCTCAGCACGAGCCACAGAGGCATAG
- the CA14 gene encoding carbonic anhydrase 14 isoform X4, whose protein sequence is MLFFTLLLEVIWILAADGGQHWTYEGPHGQDHWPASYPECGSNAQSPINIQTDSVTFDPELPTLQPHGYDQPGTEPLDLHNNGHTVQLSLPPTMYLEGFPRKYVAAQLHLHWGETGSLGGSEHQINSEATAAELHIVHYDSDSYGSLSEAAPMPQGLAVLGILIEASQQPTVTICSVCERLTPNVDLFQTLPFQIRRPQCLPSTWESCSPSGWTSTSATTAHSPPHPATRVCSGQYSTERLRFPWDSWKSFRRHCSPQKRSPRGPWYGTTEPPSLSISGQSLLLSSKWDPCIPQAKC, encoded by the exons ATGTTGTTCTTCACTCTCCTGCTGGAGGTGATTTGGATCCTGGCTGCAGATGGGG GTCAGCACTGGACATATGAGG GCCCACATGGTCAAGACCATTGGCCAGCCTCTTACCCTGAGTGTGGAAGCAATGCCCAGTCCCCCATCAATATCCAGACAGACAGTGTGACTTTTGACCCTGAGCTGCCCACTCTGCAGCCCCATGGATATGACCAGCCTGGCACTGAGCCCTTGGACCTGCACAATAATGGCCACACAG TGCAACTCTCTCTACCCCCTACCATGTATCTGGAGGGATTTCCCCGAAAATATGTAGCTGCCCAGCTCCACCTGCACTGGGGTGAGACAGGATCCCTGGGGGGATCAGAGCACCAGATCAACAGTGAAGCCACAGCTGCAGAG CTCCACATTGTACATTATGATTCAGATTCCTATGGCAGCTTGAGTGAGGCCGCTCCAATGCCTCAGGGCCTGGCTGTCTTGGGCATTCTCATTGAG GCTAGTCAGCAACCCACTGTGACCATTTGTTCTGTATGTGAACGTCTTACTCCAAATGTGGACCTATTCCAAACTCTCCCTTTCCAG ATCAGAAGACCTCAGTGCCTCCCTTCAACGTGGGAGAGCTGCTCCCCCAGCGGCTGGACCAGTACTTCCGCTACAACGGCTCACTCACCACCCCACCCTGCTACCAGAGTGTGCTCTGGACAGTATTCAACCGAAAGGCTCAGATTTCCATGGGACAG CTGGAAGAGCTTCAGGAGACATTGTTCTCCACAGAAGAGGAGCCCTCGAGGCCCCTGGTACGGAACTACCGAGCCCCCCAGCCTCTCAATCAGCGGACAGTCTTTACTTCTTTCATCCAAG TGGGATCCGTGTATACCACAG GCGAAATGCTGA
- the CC1H1orf54 gene encoding uncharacterized protein C1orf54 homolog isoform X2, translating into MDVLFVAILAVPLILGQEYGDEEGLEEDDYYQVVYYYTVTPNYDDFGANFTVDYSIFESEDRLNRLDKEVREGAETTTISHETELTDHQEPETLKPMTMEPSPDLNDAVSSLQSPVPLLLSWALVQGGMYFM; encoded by the exons ATGGATGTCCTCTTTGTAGCCATCCTTGCTGTGCCACTTATCTTGG GACAAGAATATGGGGATGAAGAAGGACTAGAAGAGGATGATTATTATCAGGTGGTCTATTATTATACAGTCACCCCCAATTATG atgacTTTGGTGCAAATTTCACTGTTGATTACTCCATATTTGAATCAGAAGACAGACTG AACAGGTTGGATAAAGAGGTAAGGGAAGGAGCGGAAACTACTACCATTAGTCACGAAACAGAACTTACAGACCATCAGGAGCCTGAAACATTGAAACCAATGACAATGGAACCA AGTCCAGATCTGAACGATGCTGTATCCAGTCTGCAGAGTCCTGTTCCCCTCCTCCTGTCCTGGGCCCTCGTTCAGGGGGGGATGTATTTCATGTAG
- the CA14 gene encoding carbonic anhydrase 14 isoform X2 codes for MSSPHGQDHWPASYPECGSNAQSPINIQTDSVTFDPELPTLQPHGYDQPGTEPLDLHNNGHTVQLSLPPTMYLEGFPRKYVAAQLHLHWGETGSLGGSEHQINSEATAAELHIVHYDSDSYGSLSEAAPMPQGLAVLGILIEASQQPTVTICSVCERLTPNVDLFQTLPFQVGETKNPAYEHILSHLHEIRNKDQKTSVPPFNVGELLPQRLDQYFRYNGSLTTPPCYQSVLWTVFNRKAQISMGQLEELQETLFSTEEEPSRPLVRNYRAPQPLNQRTVFTSFIQVGSVYTTGEMLSLGVGILVCCLCLLLAVYFIARKIRKKRLGNRKSVVFTSARATEA; via the exons ATGTCGA GCCCACATGGTCAAGACCATTGGCCAGCCTCTTACCCTGAGTGTGGAAGCAATGCCCAGTCCCCCATCAATATCCAGACAGACAGTGTGACTTTTGACCCTGAGCTGCCCACTCTGCAGCCCCATGGATATGACCAGCCTGGCACTGAGCCCTTGGACCTGCACAATAATGGCCACACAG TGCAACTCTCTCTACCCCCTACCATGTATCTGGAGGGATTTCCCCGAAAATATGTAGCTGCCCAGCTCCACCTGCACTGGGGTGAGACAGGATCCCTGGGGGGATCAGAGCACCAGATCAACAGTGAAGCCACAGCTGCAGAG CTCCACATTGTACATTATGATTCAGATTCCTATGGCAGCTTGAGTGAGGCCGCTCCAATGCCTCAGGGCCTGGCTGTCTTGGGCATTCTCATTGAG GCTAGTCAGCAACCCACTGTGACCATTTGTTCTGTATGTGAACGTCTTACTCCAAATGTGGACCTATTCCAAACTCTCCCTTTCCAGGTGGGTGAGACTAAGAATCCAGCTTATGAACACATTCTGAGTCACTTGCATGAAATTAGGAATAAAG ATCAGAAGACCTCAGTGCCTCCCTTCAACGTGGGAGAGCTGCTCCCCCAGCGGCTGGACCAGTACTTCCGCTACAACGGCTCACTCACCACCCCACCCTGCTACCAGAGTGTGCTCTGGACAGTATTCAACCGAAAGGCTCAGATTTCCATGGGACAG CTGGAAGAGCTTCAGGAGACATTGTTCTCCACAGAAGAGGAGCCCTCGAGGCCCCTGGTACGGAACTACCGAGCCCCCCAGCCTCTCAATCAGCGGACAGTCTTTACTTCTTTCATCCAAG TGGGATCCGTGTATACCACAG GCGAAATGCTGAGTCTAGGAGTGGGAATCTTGGTCTGCTGTCTCTGCCTTCTGCTGGCTGTTTATTTCATCGCTAGAAAGATTCG GAAGAAGAGGCTAGGAAACCGGAAAAGCGTGGTCTTCACCTCAGCACGAGCCACAGAGGCATAG
- the CA14 gene encoding carbonic anhydrase 14 isoform X5 produces the protein MYLEGFPRKYVAAQLHLHWGETGSLGGSEHQINSEATAAELHIVHYDSDSYGSLSEAAPMPQGLAVLGILIEASQQPTVTICSVCERLTPNVDLFQTLPFQVGETKNPAYEHILSHLHEIRNKDQKTSVPPFNVGELLPQRLDQYFRYNGSLTTPPCYQSVLWTVFNRKAQISMGQLEELQETLFSTEEEPSRPLVRNYRAPQPLNQRTVFTSFIQVGSVYTTGEMLSLGVGILVCCLCLLLAVYFIARKIRKKRLGNRKSVVFTSARATEA, from the exons ATGTATCTGGAGGGATTTCCCCGAAAATATGTAGCTGCCCAGCTCCACCTGCACTGGGGTGAGACAGGATCCCTGGGGGGATCAGAGCACCAGATCAACAGTGAAGCCACAGCTGCAGAG CTCCACATTGTACATTATGATTCAGATTCCTATGGCAGCTTGAGTGAGGCCGCTCCAATGCCTCAGGGCCTGGCTGTCTTGGGCATTCTCATTGAG GCTAGTCAGCAACCCACTGTGACCATTTGTTCTGTATGTGAACGTCTTACTCCAAATGTGGACCTATTCCAAACTCTCCCTTTCCAGGTGGGTGAGACTAAGAATCCAGCTTATGAACACATTCTGAGTCACTTGCATGAAATTAGGAATAAAG ATCAGAAGACCTCAGTGCCTCCCTTCAACGTGGGAGAGCTGCTCCCCCAGCGGCTGGACCAGTACTTCCGCTACAACGGCTCACTCACCACCCCACCCTGCTACCAGAGTGTGCTCTGGACAGTATTCAACCGAAAGGCTCAGATTTCCATGGGACAG CTGGAAGAGCTTCAGGAGACATTGTTCTCCACAGAAGAGGAGCCCTCGAGGCCCCTGGTACGGAACTACCGAGCCCCCCAGCCTCTCAATCAGCGGACAGTCTTTACTTCTTTCATCCAAG TGGGATCCGTGTATACCACAG GCGAAATGCTGAGTCTAGGAGTGGGAATCTTGGTCTGCTGTCTCTGCCTTCTGCTGGCTGTTTATTTCATCGCTAGAAAGATTCG GAAGAAGAGGCTAGGAAACCGGAAAAGCGTGGTCTTCACCTCAGCACGAGCCACAGAGGCATAG
- the CC1H1orf54 gene encoding uncharacterized protein C1orf54 homolog isoform X3, whose protein sequence is MDVLFVAILAVPLILGQEYGDEEGLEEDDYYQVVYYYTVTPNYDDFGANFTVDYSIFESEDRLNRLDKEVREGAETTTISHETELTDHQEPETLKPMTMEPEKEGCYKSLDGDLGRGIWKINK, encoded by the exons ATGGATGTCCTCTTTGTAGCCATCCTTGCTGTGCCACTTATCTTGG GACAAGAATATGGGGATGAAGAAGGACTAGAAGAGGATGATTATTATCAGGTGGTCTATTATTATACAGTCACCCCCAATTATG atgacTTTGGTGCAAATTTCACTGTTGATTACTCCATATTTGAATCAGAAGACAGACTG AACAGGTTGGATAAAGAGGTAAGGGAAGGAGCGGAAACTACTACCATTAGTCACGAAACAGAACTTACAGACCATCAGGAGCCTGAAACATTGAAACCAATGACAATGGAACCA gaaaaagaagGCTGCTACAAATCTTTGGATGGGGATTTGGGAAGAGGAATTtggaagataaataaatga
- the APH1A gene encoding gamma-secretase subunit APH-1A → MGAAVFFGCTFVAFGPAFALFLITVAGDPLRVIILVAGAFFWLVSLLLASVVWFILVHVTDRSDARLQYGLLIFGAAVSVLLQEVFRFAYYKLLKKADEGLASLSEDGRSPISIRQMAYVSGLSFGIISGVFSVINILADALGPGVVGIHGDSPYYFLTSAFLTAAIILLHTFWGVVFFDACERRRYWALGLVVGSHLLTSGLTFLNPWYEASLLPIYAVTVSMGLWAFITAGGSLRSIQRSLSCRRQEDSRVMVYSALRIPPED, encoded by the exons ATGGGGGCCGCAGTATTTTTCGGATGCACTTTCGTCGCTTTCGGCCCGGCCTTTGCGCTTTTCTTGATCACTGTCGCTGGGGACCCTCTTCGCGTCATCATCCTGGTGGCGGG GGCATTTTTCTGGCTGGTCTCCCTGCTCTTGGCCTCTGTGGTCTGGTTCATCTTGGTCCATGTGACCGACAGGTCAGATGCCCGGCTCCAGTATGGCCTCCTGATTTTTGGTGCTGCGGTCTCTGTCCTTCTACAGGAGGTGTTCCGCTTTGCCTACTACAAGCTGCTTAA gaaggCAGATGAGGGGTTAGCATCGCTGAGTGAGGACGGAAGATCACCCATCTCCATCCGCCAGATGGCCTATG TTTCTGGTCTTTCCTTCGGTATCATCAGTGGTGTCTTCTCTGTTATCAATATTTTGGCTGATGCACTTGGGCCAGGTGTGGTTGGGATCCATGGAGACTCACCCTATTACTTCCTGACTTCAG CCTTTCTGACAGCAGCCATTATCCTGCTCCATACCTTTTGGGGAGTTGTGTTCTTTGATGCCTGTGAGAGGAGACGGTACTGGGCTTTGGGCCTGGTAGTCGGGAGTCACCTACTGACCTCGGGACTG ACATTCCTGAATCCCTGGTATGAGGCCAGCCTGCTGCCCATCTATGCAGTCACTGTTTCCATGGGGCTTTGGGCCTTCATCACAGCTGGAGGGTCCCTCCGAAGTATCCAGCGCAGCCTCTCGT gCCGACGGCAGGAGGACAGTCGGGTGATGGTGTATTCTGCCCTGCGCATCCCACCCGAGGACTGA